A region from the Triticum urartu cultivar G1812 chromosome 1, Tu2.1, whole genome shotgun sequence genome encodes:
- the LOC125519950 gene encoding protein transport protein SEC24, which yields MAVRATVSRFPVTQGALDECGIQWGISVTPFAADDETGRPPATAGRGDRLPRCERCWAYFNTYCDVERWGWACALCGTLNGFDDDALHRFQRPEACPELNASFIDFEMPVDEADGAGDGVKARPVYVAAVDLACSEEFLELIKSALLAALEALIPGSLFGLMTFSHKIGLYDVQGPVPVVKNVFIPPDSEEGGLAVALEDAMPLLSFLAPVDTCKDRIAAALDTLRPTSSWERGAASGQEADTVLLGGRGFGTAMSSLIDYLSSEYGSTFALARVFAFLSGAPDYGDGQLDTRRYGEQYASKGEDADLALLPEQIPFYRDLAAVAVQAGVCVDIFAVTDEYTDLASLKFLSIESGGSLFLYANADDSTLPQDIYRLLSRPYAFGCVLRLRTSPDFEPGHSYGHFFPDPQYENVQHIICCDSFATYAYDFDFTHADGFSRHTEPAVVQIAFQYSVIEPVEVASGNGPQSYPRFCLKRRLRIRTLQYRPANNINEIYDSVDQEAVLHILVHKVILVSLENGVREGRNSVHDWLAILITRYNDALRSDPRTPESHIDIDFSQCPHLQMIPQFVFGMLRSPLLRLHEEGIHPDYRIYLQCLFSSLEPSSLAKAIYPLLISYSSPNKQAFPRHTLSRAALTMSESPIFLLDAFTNLVVYYSSTADPSLPFPPPHDCLLRTTINALKQDRCITPKLAIVRGGQDDSSLFENYLIEEQDVDGSGYTSGNGFISFREGIRNEVAEILKEESGS from the exons ATGGCGGTGCGCGCGACGGTCTCCCGCTTCCCCGTGACGCAGGGGGCGCTGGACGAGTGCGGCATCCAGTGGGGCATCTCCGTGACGCCCTTCGCCGCCGACGACGAGACCGGCCGgccgcccgccaccgccggcCGCGGCGACCGCCTCCCGCGCTGCGAGCGCTGCTGGGCCTACTTCAACACCTACTGCGACGTGGAGCGCTGGGGCTGGGCCTGCGCGCTCTGCGGCACCCTCAACGGCTTCGACGACGACGCCCTCCACCGCTTCCAGCGCCCAGAAGCTTGCCCCGAGCTCAACGCCTCCTTCATCGACTTCGAGATGCCAG TGGATGAGGCGGATGGTGCAGGTGATGGTGTGAAGGCGCGGCCTGTCTATGTGGCGGCGGTGGATCTCGCTT GTTCTGAAGAGTTCCTGGAACTCATCAAGAGTGCGCTTCTGGCAGCGCTAGAAG CTCTGATTCCAGGCTCCCTGTTTGGGCTTATGACATTCAGCCACAAGATTGGGTTGTATGATGTACAAGGTCCAGTCCCTGTCGTGAAAAATGTTTTCATCCCTCCAGACTCAGAAGAAGGTGGACTAGCTGTCGCCCTTGAAGATGCCATGCCCCTGCTTTCCTTTTTGGCCCCT GTTGATACATGCAAGGACCGAATTGCCGCTGCCCTGGACACACTGCGGCCTACATCTTCATGGGAGAGAGGCGCTGCTTCTGGGCAGGAAGCAGATACGGTCTTGCTTGGCGGGCGGGGTTTTGGAACAGCCATGTCTTCTCTAATTGACTACTTGAGTTCAGAGTATGGTTCTACTTTTGCTTTGG CTAGGGTATTTGCTTTTCTGTCTGGTGCTCCTGATTATGGAGATGGTCAACTAGATACTAGGAGATATGGTGAGCAATATGCTAGCAAAGGGGAAGATGCTGACCTCGCGTTGCTCCCTGAGCAGATACCTTTCTATAGAGATCTA GCAGCTGTTGCTGTTCAAGCAGGAGTATGTGTAGACATATTTGCTGTAACTGATGAATACACCGATTTGGCTTCGTTGAAGTTTTTAAGTATCGAAAGTGGTGGCTCGTTATTTCTCTATGCAAACGCGGATGATTCAACACTTCCCCAGGACAT ATATCGTCTGTTGAGTCGACCCTATGCATTTGGTTGTGTTCTCAGGCTGAGAACATCACCAGATTTTGAGCCTGGCCACTCT TATGGCCATTTCTTCCCTGATCCTCAATATGAAAATGTGCAACATATTATCTGCTGTGATTCTTTTGCTACATATGCCTATGACTTTGACTTTACCCATGCTGATGGCTTCTCCAG GCACACAGAACCTGCTGTTGTACAGATCGCTTTTCAGTACAGTGTCATTGAGCCTGTGGAGGTGGCATCAGGGAATGGCCCACAATCATATCCAAG GTTTTGTCTCAAGAGACGGTTGAGAATAAGGACATTGCAGTATCGGCCGGCTAATAATATCAATGAAATATATGACAGTGTCGATCAAGAGGCTGTCCTACATATCCTTGTTCATAAG GTTATTCTAGTTTCACTGGAAAATGGGGTTAGAGAAGGCAGAAATTCGGTGCATGATTGGCTGGCTATCCTTATAACTCGGTATAATGATGCGTTGAGATCTGATCCACGAACACCAGAATCGCACATTGATATAGACTTCTCACAATGCCCCCATCTGCAAATGATACCCCAGTTTGTGTTTGGAATGTTGAGGAGCCCTCTTCTTCGCTTGCATGAAGAAGGCATCCACCCAGATTACAGGATATATCTTCAATGCCTTTTCAG CTCACTGGAGCCATCTTCTCTAGCCAAAGCTATATATCCACTTTTAATTTCATACTCCTCACCTAACAAGCAAGCATTCCCACGGCACACTCTGAGCCGTGCTGCTCTGACGATGAGTGAGAGCCCGATATTTCTTCTGGATGCGTTTACCAACCTTGTTGTTTACTATTCATCGACTGCTGATCCTTCACTTCCTTTTCCTCCACCCCATGACT GTCTTTTGAGAACAACGATTAATGCGTTGAAGCAGGACAGGTGTATCACACCTAAGCTTGCAATTGTTCGTGGGGGACAGGACGATTCATCGTTGTTTGAGAACTATCTAATTGAAGAGCAAGATGTTGATGGTTCCGGGTATACTAGTGGTAATGGTTTTATATCATTCCGCGAGGGTATCAGGAATGAGGTAGCAGAGATCCTCAAGGAAGAAAGTGGCAGCTAG